The Brevinematia bacterium DNA window TATACCTACCTCCCCACTCGCACCAAAAGCAACCAACAAAACCAAAATACCCACAGACAAACTAACCACAAAAACACCCTTAATAATACTCCTCATAACACCCATATCCATACCCTACCTCCTGACAAGATTATCAGTAGATAAGATTATTAGTAGACAAACTATCGTTTAGCAACTTGTTAAGGTCAGTCTGCCAGAATCAAACATTCAAAACTCCCACACCTTAATAAACTCTCTGCTAACATCTTCGGTCAACAAAGCTTTACAATCACACTTCCTAGGAAGTATACTTCTAGCCCCATACATAATGCTAAAAGTTCTGTATCAGTATAGATCAACCAATACAAAGACAATCTCACCTATTAGCAATAGATGCTAAAAGTGTTAAGCATACCAACACAACGTTCAAACAAAGGAATTTGACAACTTCCACAGTAGGGTATTAAATTTATCTTCTCTATGAAGAGGTTTAAGATAGTTAAAAAGACAAGATCGGGAGAGATAATAGAAGAAAAAACAGAAGAAGAAACAGTAGGTCTTACTAAGACAGAAGTAGTTAAGCTATTTCAGACAGGGCTAGAACTAGAGTCTGGTGCAATTTTACCTGGTCCTGTGGAGGTAGCTTACGAATGTTATGGAAATCTAAACGAAGACAAAAGTAATGTAATATTAGTTTGTCACGCTCTTTCAGGCTCTGCACATGCTGCAGGATACTCAAGAGAACTAAGTGAAGGAGTGTTAGATGGCAATACTGAAGGATGGTGGGAAGATGTTATTGGTCCTAACAAAGGCATAGATACCAAAAAATACTTTGTTATATGCTCTAATTTCCTGGGTAGTTGTTACGGCACCACAGGCCCTACCTCAATAAATCCTGAAACCGGGGAGATTTATGGGCTCTCCTTCCCAGTTATAACTATTGGTGACATGGTCAAACTTCAAAGAGAACTAATAGCACATCTAGGAATTAAAAAGATCCTTACGGTTATTGGAGGTTCAATGGGAGGAATGCAGGCTCTAGAGTGGTCATTGATGTATCCAGATATGATTGAAAGCGCGATAGTAATAGCAGCAACTGCGAATTGCTCAGCCCAGAACATAGCCTTTGACGCCGTAGGTAGAAATGCAATAATATCCGATCCTAATTGGGCAAAAGGAGAGTATATGAAAAGGGGAACCTTTCCAGGGAAAGGTCTAAGTATAGCTAGAATGATAGGCCACATAACCTACTTAAGCGGAGAATCTATGGACAGAAAATTTGGTAGGAAGTTTATAGATCAGAAAACCTACGATGTTGATGAGTTTGACTTTGAAGTTGAGAGCTACCTTGACTACCAAGGAGAAAAGTTTGTCCAAAGATTTGATGCAAATTCCTACCTTTATATTACCAAAGCTATGGACTACTTTGACTTACCACAGAAATACGGAGATGGAGATCTCAAAAAAGCTTTCTCCAGAGCTAAATGCAGATACCTTTTTATCTCCTTCTCCTCAGATTGGCTTTTCCCTCCATCGGAGTCTATGGAGATGGTCTCTGCTCTACTCTCAATAAACAATGACGTTTCTTACGTAAATATTGACTCCATACACGGACATGACTCCTTTCTGGTAGATACTGAGGTAGAAAACAATGTGATTAGAGCTTTCATTGATTCTGTATTTGAAAAAGTGAAGGCAGGGAAAGAGTATGAAGATAAGAAAGGACCTAGAGATAATATCTAACATAATAGAACCCGAATCAAGAGTTCTAGACTTAGGATGCGGTAAGGGAGAATTACTACTGTATCTGAAAGAGAAAAAGAGGGTATCCGGCTTTGGAGTGGAGATAGATCTTAACGAAGTAATAGAGTGCTTATCCAAGGGTCTAAACGTCATCCACTATGACATAAATCTAGGACTGTCATTCATAGACGATAACTCCTTTGACTACGTTGTTCTAAGCAAAACAATACAACAGCTTAAGTCTCCCGGCAAGCTCTTAGAGGAGGTGATAAGAATCTCCAGACGAGCTATAATAAGCTTCCCTAACTTCGGAAACATAAAGATCAGAAGCTATCTGCTCTGTAGAGGACAAATGCCTGTAACCTCAGAACTTCCCTATTCCTGGTTTGATACTCCTAATATTCACCTCTTTACCTACAGAGACTTTGTGAACCTTTGTAAAATCAAAAAAGTCAGGATAGAGAAGATCATCCCCATAGTAAAGCTGGGTTCGAAAACCATGGTTTTAAGATTTCTTCCTAATCTTTTGTCAGACGAGGTGATAGTGGTAGTGCATAAATAAACTCGAGGGTGAACTGAGACTTCAGATTATGAATTTGCTGGATTTATTATATATGCTTTCAAACTCTTTTTTCTTTTCCTCATAACCTTTTCTTCCTAGAAGAGCATAGGTAAAGTTTTTCCCTTCCTCAACACCGGGCTGGTCGAAAGCATTTATGTTATAAAGTTCTCCGGAGATTGCAGTGGATACTTGGAGCAAGAAGATCATCTGCCCTATGTAGTATTCGTTGATTTCTGGGAGTATGATAGTTTTTGAAGGTTTTCCTTCTTTTGCTAAGGCAGCCTCGGTAGCCATTTCTTCGGCATTTATAAGCTCATTCATACTGTGCCCCATTAGGTAGTTCAAAGAAGAGTATTTGCTTAAAGACTCATCGTATTCCATCTTAACCTCGTTGTGGAATTTCTCCACTCTTATGAAGGTTATGACTTTATCATAGGGGCCTTCCTTGAAAAGCTGGATTTGAGAATGCTGGTCTGTTGCGCCAACAGCCTTGACTGGGGTTGGACCTACGTAAACATAAGCTCCGTCAACATCTACCTTTTTCCCCAAACTCTCGGCCCAAAGTTGCACATACCAATCTGCCCATCTACTAAGCTTCGTAGAATACGGCATCAAAACAGATATGTTTATCCCCCTCAGATAGAAAAGATATTCAATAAGAGCGTTCAAGTAAGCAGGATTTTCCAAAATCTCGGGTTTCCTTGAAACTTTATCCATCTCTCTAGCTCCTTCAAGCAATGAAAATATGTCTATCCCCATAAGTTCACCCGGAACAAGACCAACCGAAGACAAAACACTAAACCTACCCCCAACATTCTCAGGAATAGGAAAAGACTCCAGATCAAATTCATTCACCATCTTCCTAAGTTCACCCTTCTCAGGATCTGTAACAGCAACAACATGTTCCTTGATTTTACTCCCCAGCACTGACTTAAACTTTGAAAAACATGCTAGAAAGTCAGCAGCAGTCTCAGCAGTTGATCCAGACTTGCTTATTATAACAAACACGGTGGACTTTGGGTCTATAATTTCCATTATATCTGAAAACCAATCAGGGTCAACGTTATCAATAATGTATGTCTTCAGACCTTTCCTTTTATCTTTTGGAAGTTCGTTCGCCACATAGCTAAGCAGAGAAGACTGAAGAGCAATAGGGCCAAGCCCAGAGCCACCTATCCCCAAAACTACCTGAGTATCAAATTTATCCTTAAACTTCTTAAGCCTCTCTTTTATACTTCTAGCCGTATGTTCATCATACGGAAGAGAGTAAAATCCAAGCTCACGCTCAGCCTTGTTCATAAGGCTACGATGACATTTCTCAATTTTACTCCTGTATGACAACAACTCCTCCTCTGATATCCCCACCCTAGATCCTATATATGTTGAAAGACAGTAATTATAATCAAGTCTGATCCTCGCCATTCTATCCTCCAACACCCGATTAGGCTTTAAAATAAAAGATGCATTACCAGTGTTTCAAGAAAAAATTTAAAGTCC harbors:
- the metW gene encoding methionine biosynthesis protein MetW, which translates into the protein MKIRKDLEIISNIIEPESRVLDLGCGKGELLLYLKEKKRVSGFGVEIDLNEVIECLSKGLNVIHYDINLGLSFIDDNSFDYVVLSKTIQQLKSPGKLLEEVIRISRRAIISFPNFGNIKIRSYLLCRGQMPVTSELPYSWFDTPNIHLFTYRDFVNLCKIKKVRIEKIIPIVKLGSKTMVLRFLPNLLSDEVIVVVHK
- a CDS encoding homoserine O-acetyltransferase codes for the protein MKRFKIVKKTRSGEIIEEKTEEETVGLTKTEVVKLFQTGLELESGAILPGPVEVAYECYGNLNEDKSNVILVCHALSGSAHAAGYSRELSEGVLDGNTEGWWEDVIGPNKGIDTKKYFVICSNFLGSCYGTTGPTSINPETGEIYGLSFPVITIGDMVKLQRELIAHLGIKKILTVIGGSMGGMQALEWSLMYPDMIESAIVIAATANCSAQNIAFDAVGRNAIISDPNWAKGEYMKRGTFPGKGLSIARMIGHITYLSGESMDRKFGRKFIDQKTYDVDEFDFEVESYLDYQGEKFVQRFDANSYLYITKAMDYFDLPQKYGDGDLKKAFSRAKCRYLFISFSSDWLFPPSESMEMVSALLSINNDVSYVNIDSIHGHDSFLVDTEVENNVIRAFIDSVFEKVKAGKEYEDKKGPRDNI
- a CDS encoding glucose-6-phosphate isomerase, translating into MARIRLDYNYCLSTYIGSRVGISEEELLSYRSKIEKCHRSLMNKAERELGFYSLPYDEHTARSIKERLKKFKDKFDTQVVLGIGGSGLGPIALQSSLLSYVANELPKDKRKGLKTYIIDNVDPDWFSDIMEIIDPKSTVFVIISKSGSTAETAADFLACFSKFKSVLGSKIKEHVVAVTDPEKGELRKMVNEFDLESFPIPENVGGRFSVLSSVGLVPGELMGIDIFSLLEGAREMDKVSRKPEILENPAYLNALIEYLFYLRGINISVLMPYSTKLSRWADWYVQLWAESLGKKVDVDGAYVYVGPTPVKAVGATDQHSQIQLFKEGPYDKVITFIRVEKFHNEVKMEYDESLSKYSSLNYLMGHSMNELINAEEMATEAALAKEGKPSKTIILPEINEYYIGQMIFLLQVSTAISGELYNINAFDQPGVEEGKNFTYALLGRKGYEEKKKEFESIYNKSSKFII